A stretch of the Musa acuminata AAA Group cultivar baxijiao chromosome BXJ2-7, Cavendish_Baxijiao_AAA, whole genome shotgun sequence genome encodes the following:
- the LOC135617227 gene encoding sulfoquinovosyl transferase SQD2-like: protein MTMEEIREALVQGEETPPQLLEDPEANSGPRRIALFVEPSPFAYVSGYKNRFQNFIKNLREMGDEVIVVTNHEGVPQEFHGAKVIGSWSFPCPWYQKVPLSLALSPRIISEVANFKPDIIHASSPGIMVFGALTIAKMLCVPIVMSYHTHVPKYIPRYTFSWLVEPMWSVIRFLHRAADLTLVPSAAIGKDLIAAHATAADKLRLWNKGIDSESFHPRFCSHEMRVRLSNGEPEKPLLIHVGRLGVEKSLDFLKRVMERLPGVRIAVVGDGPYRPELEKMFTGMPAVFTGMLQGEELSKAYASGDVFLMPSESETLGQVVLEAMSSGIPVVAARAGGIPDIIPEEHEGRTSFLFTPGDLDDCLNKIKHLLACDDFRDAMGRAAREEMEKHDWRVATRIIRDENYNAAIWFWRKERAQLLGPIQWMFRWMLCSPENNCS from the exons ATGACGATGGAAGAGATCAGGGAGGCGTTAGTGCAGGGGGAGGAGACGCCCCCGCAGCTGTTGGAGGACCCCGAGGCCAACTCCGGGCCCCGCCGCATTGCCCTCTTCGTTGAGCCCTCTCCCTTCGC TTATGTCTCCGGATATAAGAACCGCTTTCAGAATTTCATAAAAAATTTGCGTGAAATGGGAGATGAG GTAATCGTTGTGACTAACCATGAAGGGGTTCCTCAAGAGTTCCATGGTGCAAAGGTTATTGGTTCATGGAG CTTTCCCTGCCCCTGGTATCAAAAAGTTCCACTTTCCCTGGCGCTTAGCCCAAGAATAATTTCAGAGGTTGCAAACTTTAAGCCAGATATTATTCATGCATCTTCACCAGGAATCATG GTATTTGGTGCTCTGACAATTGCCAAGATGCTCTGTGTTCCTATAGTGATGTCATATCACACCCATGTTCCAAA ATATATACCGAGATATACATTCAGTTGGTTGGTGGAGCCAATGTGGTCAGTCATAA GGTTCCTTCATAGAGCTGCTGATCTTACTTTGGTGCCATCAGCTGCTATCGGCaaggatctcatagctgctcatgcaaCAGCAG CCGATAAATTACGCCTTTGGAATAAAGGTATCGACTCTGAAAGCTTCCATCCTCGTTTTTGCAGCCACGAAATGCGTGTAAGGCTAAG TAATGGTGAACCAGAAAAGCCTTTGTTGATTCATGTTGGACGCTTAGGAGTCGAAAAGAGCTTGGATTTTCTCAAAAG GGTTATGGAACGGCTACCAGGAGTTAGAATTGCAGTTGTAGGAGATGGACCATACAG GCCTGAACTGGAGAAGATGTTCACAGGCATGCCTGCGGTGTTCACAGGCATGCTCCAAGGTGAGGAGCTCTCAAAGGCATATGCCAGTGGGGATGTCTTCTTGATGCCTTCGGAATCTGAGACCCTGGGGCAAGTTGTGCTGGAGGCCATGTCGTCCGGCATCCCCGTGGTCGCAGCTCGTGCAGGAGGGATACCTGACATCATACCGGAGGAGCACGAAGGGAGGACCAGCTTCCTGTTCACCCCCGGCGACCTGGATGACTGTCTGAACAAGATCAAACACCTGTTGGCTTGCGACGACTTCAGGGACGCCATGGGCAGGGCGGCACGGGAGGAGATGGAGAAGCATGACTGGCGAGTGGCTACGCGGATAATACGCGACGAGAACTACAATGCGGCCATTTGGTTTTGGCGGAAGGAGAGGGCGCAGCTGCTGGGACCGATCCAGTGGATGTTCAGATGGATGCTCTGCTCACCGGAAAACAACTGCAGTTGA
- the LOC103991691 gene encoding transcription factor DIVARICATA has protein sequence MMTRPWMDVLPGKEAAPPHSYCTNWFVGQQSSEGRSGSGSGSWSQEENKWFEDALAKFDGDTPDRWAKVAALIPGKTVGDVVSHYRELVDDVTEIEAGRIPCPVYYGTSSFTLDWENSRDSEAWKNSYCGGGGGGGAKRSGARSSDHERKKGVPWTEDEHKLFLLGLRKYGKGDWRNISRNFVITRTPTQVASHAQKYFIRLNSGSKDKRRSSIHDITSVDFPDNRPPSPSSQPSTITTQSSLALTPSLSGQFSAIADPDQLGEVASGFSPSSHGHRFMQCQFGTNPFGMNLHAQNPDTGKCDQVNLGIL, from the exons ATGATGACAAGACCGTGGATGGATGTTCTTCCTGGGAAGGAGGCGGCGCCGCCGCACTCCTACTGCACCAACTGGTTCGTCGGCCAGCAAAGCAGCGAGGgccggagcgggagcgggagcgggagttgGTCTCAGGAGGAGAACAAATGGTTCGAGGACGCCCTGGCGAAGTTCGACGGGGACACCCCGGACCGATGGGCAAAGGTGGCGGCTTTGATCCCCGGGAAGACGGTGGGAGACGTGGTGAGCCATTACCGGGAATTGGTCGACGACGTGACCGAGATAGAAGCCGGGCGGATCCCCTGCCCTGTCTATTACGGGACCTCATCTTTTACACTGGACTGGGAGAACAGTCGTGATTCCGAAGCATGGAAGAACTCGtactgcggcggcggcggcggcggtggcgccaAGCGGTCAGGCGCCAGATCATCAGATCACGAGAGGAAGAAAGGAGTCCCCTGGACCGAAGATGAACACAA GTTATTTTTGCTGGGCTTGAGAAAGTATGGCAAAGGAGACTGGAGGAACATATCTCGGAATTTTGTGATCACAAGGACCCCTACGCAGGTGGCTAGCCATGCACAGAAGTACTTCATCAGGCTCAACTCTGGCAGCAAGGATAAGAGAAGGTCCAGCATACATGACATCACTTCTGTCGATTTCCCTGATAACAGACCTCCCTCGCCATCATCTCAACCATCCACCATCACCACGCAGTCAAGCTTGGCCTTGACACCTTCACTGTCAGGCCAGTTCTCCGCGATCGCCGATCCAGATCAGCTGGGTGAGGTAGCTAGTGGCTTCAGTCCATCATCGCATGGCCATCGCTTCATGCAATGTCAGTTCGGAACGAACCCGTTCGGGATGAATCTACATGCTCAGAATCCAGACACTGGCAAGTGCGATCAAGTTAACCTCGGCATCCTCTAA